In Hamadaea flava, a genomic segment contains:
- the cobT gene encoding nicotinate-nucleotide--dimethylbenzimidazole phosphoribosyltransferase — protein sequence MLARTVGAIGPLDVSAMDAARARHGRLTKPTGSLGTLEELSIRLSGLAGVCPPPLLDPATVAIFAGDHGVHAQGVTPWPQEVTAQMVANFVAGGAVVNAFARQTGAQVTVVDVGVAATLPDEAKLVAAKVRPGTRDFTVEPALTREETERAIEVGITVAHQLVDGGTRVLVTGDMGIANTTPAAALISAFTGADPGRVTGLGTGIDSDTHTKKVAVIRKALDLHRPDPADPIGVLAAVGGLEHAALAGLILGGAARRVPVILDGVIACSAAVAAVELAPDAASALIAGHLSVEPGAAVALAHLDLDPLLDLGLRLGEGTGALLALPIVASAVRVLHEVATFDSAGVTEK from the coding sequence TTGCTGGCTCGGACGGTCGGTGCGATCGGACCGCTCGACGTGTCCGCGATGGACGCCGCCCGGGCCCGCCACGGTCGCCTGACCAAGCCGACCGGGTCGCTGGGCACCCTGGAGGAGCTGTCGATCCGGCTCAGCGGCCTGGCCGGGGTCTGCCCGCCACCGTTGCTGGATCCCGCGACGGTCGCGATCTTCGCGGGCGACCACGGCGTCCACGCTCAGGGCGTCACGCCGTGGCCGCAGGAGGTCACGGCCCAGATGGTCGCCAACTTCGTCGCCGGTGGCGCGGTGGTCAACGCGTTCGCCCGGCAGACCGGCGCGCAGGTCACCGTGGTGGACGTCGGTGTCGCGGCGACGCTGCCGGACGAGGCCAAGCTCGTGGCGGCCAAGGTACGCCCCGGCACCCGGGACTTCACCGTCGAGCCCGCGCTCACCCGCGAGGAGACCGAGCGGGCGATCGAGGTCGGCATCACCGTCGCGCATCAGCTGGTCGACGGCGGGACGCGGGTGCTCGTCACCGGCGACATGGGCATCGCGAACACCACGCCGGCCGCCGCGCTGATCTCGGCGTTCACGGGCGCCGACCCCGGCCGTGTGACCGGCCTCGGGACGGGCATCGACAGCGACACCCACACCAAGAAGGTCGCCGTGATCCGCAAGGCGCTGGACCTGCACCGGCCGGATCCGGCCGACCCGATCGGCGTACTGGCGGCGGTGGGCGGCCTCGAACACGCCGCGCTCGCCGGGCTCATCCTCGGCGGGGCGGCGCGTCGCGTACCGGTGATTCTGGACGGTGTCATCGCCTGCTCGGCGGCTGTCGCGGCGGTCGAGCTAGCGCCGGACGCCGCGAGCGCGCTGATCGCCGGCCACCTCTCGGTCGAGCCGGGGGCGGCGGTCGCCCTCGCGCACCTCGATCTCGATCCGCTGCTCGATCTCGGCCTGCGGCTCGGCGAGGGGACCGGCGCCCTGCTCGCGCTGCCCATCGTCGCCTCGGCGGTACGCGTACTGCACGAGGTGGCCACCTTCGACTCGGCTGGTGTCACGGAGAAATGA
- the cobC gene encoding Rv2231c family pyridoxal phosphate-dependent protein CobC, translating to MPHPENTPEPDLLHHGDVEVGPDSGDLIDLAVNVRLAPMPGWLATPLAESLAHLSAYPDDRSAREAVAARHDRASAEVLLTAGAAQAFTLVAHGLGVRTPLVVHPQFTEPEAALRAAGHEVRRLVLPPPFVLDPADVPDDADLVVVGNPTNPTSVLHPARTLERLARPGRVLLVDEAFADTVPGEPESLAHRRDLPGLLVLRSLTKTWGLAGLRIGYLLGAPELLAPLRAVAPLWPVSTPALAAAIACSSDEARQTADEIAVHLVEERAHLVSALRTLPGVAVVGDPAASFVLVRLAGAASVREQLRLRGWAVRRGDTFPGLGPDWLRVAVRDTATTDAFVEELRTVLSVDRGE from the coding sequence GTGCCGCACCCCGAGAACACGCCCGAGCCCGATCTGCTTCATCACGGCGATGTGGAGGTCGGCCCGGACTCCGGCGACCTCATCGACCTCGCCGTCAACGTCCGGCTCGCGCCCATGCCCGGGTGGCTCGCGACGCCGCTCGCCGAATCCCTGGCGCACCTCTCGGCGTATCCGGACGATCGCTCGGCCCGCGAGGCGGTCGCGGCCCGGCACGACCGCGCGAGCGCCGAGGTGCTCCTGACCGCGGGCGCCGCGCAGGCTTTCACTCTGGTCGCTCATGGCCTAGGGGTACGCACACCGCTGGTCGTGCATCCACAGTTCACCGAGCCGGAGGCGGCGCTGCGCGCCGCGGGCCACGAGGTTCGCCGGCTCGTGCTGCCGCCGCCGTTCGTGCTGGACCCGGCGGACGTGCCGGACGACGCGGACCTGGTGGTGGTGGGCAACCCGACGAATCCCACGTCCGTGCTGCATCCCGCCCGAACCCTGGAGCGACTGGCCCGGCCGGGCCGGGTGCTGCTGGTCGACGAGGCGTTCGCGGACACCGTGCCGGGCGAGCCGGAGAGCCTGGCCCACCGGCGCGACCTGCCCGGATTGCTCGTGTTGCGGAGCTTGACGAAGACCTGGGGGCTCGCCGGGCTGCGGATCGGCTACCTGCTCGGCGCGCCCGAGCTGCTTGCCCCGCTGCGCGCGGTCGCACCACTCTGGCCGGTGAGCACACCGGCGCTGGCCGCCGCGATCGCCTGTTCGAGCGACGAGGCGCGGCAGACGGCCGACGAGATCGCTGTCCACTTGGTGGAAGAGCGCGCCCATCTGGTGAGCGCCCTGCGTACGCTGCCCGGCGTAGCCGTGGTCGGCGACCCGGCCGCCTCGTTCGTGCTCGTCCGGCTCGCCGGAGCCGCGAGCGTACGCGAGCAGCTGCGCCTGCGGGGCTGGGCGGTCCGGCGGGGCGATACTTTCCCCGGGCTGGGTCCGGACTGGTTACGCGTCGCCGTCCGCGACACGGCGACCACCGACGCGTTCGTCGAGGAACTGCGCACGGTCCTGTCAGTCGATCGAGGAGAATGA
- a CDS encoding transglycosylase domain-containing protein, which yields MIKRTLAATGRMTPILRAGLISGVIVAAVTYPLAAVGGLGVKSGFDWYQALPAELTVQPPAQTTYVYANDGKTLLTTFYEEHRKYTPISEMSENIQHAIVASEDARFYEHNGVDVKGIARAFVANHNSGQVTQGASTLTMQYVRATLRDGAQTPAEVQQATEQTSGRKIREIRLAIALEKKMSKQEILERYLNVAYFGHRAYGVFAASQIFFSKTPKTLTPTEAATLAGLVQAPSLYDPAASNQRAATERRNYVLQRMSDLGYLSADEAKQAASQPIKLKITNPPNDCISIAPKLNSMGYFCDFFKSWWMSQPAFGNNPAEREAKLRRGGYRVVTSIDPKVQAAAQKNVLANVSKSNPYAHGVVLVQPRTGMVKAMGLNRTYSLDQKNNGTNTDWNKAGKIPGTYPNTVNPLNGGGFNGAGYQAGSTFKMFTLLAALQAGFKMNQSYYSPQRLVSKYWAGWGERGSCAGGRWCPTNASGSMTGTQNMWTGFGKSVNTYFVQLEQAVGSDAVVRMAESLGLSWHNDIDDMMATYPRSKTWGAFTLGVADTTPLEMATAYAAVAGDGLYCEALPVQSITNPDGTATTWTNEQGQTVEVAAPRCKQVVRPEVAHAATDAARCVTGYGASKGGCGSWNTTGGSVYNMIGRPIAGKTGTTDDTRAAWFVGFTPEYAAASFMADPDNPFHAVGDWNYNIPLQAVAWTLRDALKGQPIRYFTPPPTSILGKGTYVAAPQDSAPKKKNRRR from the coding sequence GTGATAAAGCGCACCCTCGCCGCGACCGGCCGCATGACACCGATTCTGCGAGCCGGGCTCATCTCCGGCGTCATCGTGGCCGCGGTGACGTATCCTCTGGCCGCCGTCGGCGGGCTGGGGGTGAAGTCCGGATTCGACTGGTATCAGGCATTGCCCGCGGAGTTGACGGTGCAACCGCCCGCCCAGACCACCTACGTCTACGCCAACGATGGCAAGACGCTACTGACCACGTTCTACGAGGAACATCGCAAGTACACGCCGATCAGCGAGATGTCGGAGAACATCCAGCACGCCATCGTGGCGAGCGAGGACGCCCGCTTCTACGAGCACAACGGCGTGGACGTCAAAGGCATCGCCCGGGCGTTCGTGGCGAACCACAACTCGGGCCAGGTGACCCAGGGCGCGTCGACGCTGACCATGCAGTACGTCCGGGCGACCCTGCGCGACGGCGCGCAGACCCCGGCCGAGGTGCAGCAGGCGACCGAGCAGACCAGCGGCCGTAAGATCCGCGAGATCCGGCTGGCGATCGCGCTCGAGAAGAAGATGTCCAAGCAGGAGATCCTGGAGCGCTACCTGAACGTGGCCTACTTCGGGCACCGGGCGTACGGCGTCTTCGCGGCGTCGCAGATCTTCTTCTCGAAGACGCCGAAGACGCTGACCCCGACCGAGGCGGCGACGCTGGCCGGCCTGGTGCAGGCGCCCTCGCTCTACGATCCGGCGGCCTCCAACCAGCGGGCCGCGACCGAACGCCGCAACTACGTGCTGCAGCGGATGTCCGATCTCGGCTATCTGTCCGCGGACGAGGCGAAACAGGCGGCCAGTCAGCCGATCAAGCTGAAGATCACCAACCCGCCGAACGACTGCATCTCGATCGCGCCGAAGCTGAACAGCATGGGGTACTTCTGCGACTTCTTCAAGTCGTGGTGGATGTCGCAGCCGGCGTTCGGCAACAACCCGGCCGAACGCGAGGCCAAACTGCGTCGCGGCGGCTACCGCGTGGTGACCTCCATCGATCCCAAGGTGCAGGCGGCGGCACAGAAGAACGTGCTCGCCAACGTCAGCAAGAGCAACCCGTACGCCCACGGCGTCGTGCTCGTGCAACCGCGTACCGGCATGGTCAAGGCGATGGGCCTGAACCGCACGTACTCCTTGGACCAGAAGAACAACGGCACCAACACCGACTGGAACAAGGCGGGCAAGATCCCGGGCACCTACCCGAACACGGTGAACCCGCTCAACGGCGGCGGTTTCAACGGCGCGGGCTACCAGGCGGGTTCGACGTTCAAGATGTTCACCCTGCTGGCGGCGTTGCAGGCCGGCTTCAAGATGAACCAGTCGTACTACTCACCGCAGCGCCTGGTCTCGAAGTACTGGGCGGGCTGGGGCGAACGCGGCTCGTGCGCGGGCGGCCGGTGGTGCCCGACGAACGCCAGCGGCTCGATGACCGGTACGCAGAACATGTGGACCGGCTTCGGGAAGTCCGTGAACACGTACTTCGTGCAACTGGAGCAGGCAGTCGGCTCCGACGCGGTCGTACGCATGGCGGAAAGCCTCGGACTGTCCTGGCACAACGACATCGACGACATGATGGCGACCTACCCGCGGAGCAAGACGTGGGGCGCGTTCACCCTGGGCGTCGCCGACACCACGCCGCTGGAGATGGCCACGGCGTACGCCGCGGTCGCCGGGGACGGCCTCTATTGCGAGGCGCTTCCGGTGCAGTCGATCACCAACCCGGACGGGACAGCGACGACCTGGACCAACGAACAGGGCCAGACCGTCGAGGTCGCCGCACCGCGCTGCAAGCAGGTCGTACGCCCGGAGGTCGCCCACGCGGCCACCGACGCCGCCCGCTGCGTCACCGGATATGGGGCCTCGAAGGGCGGCTGCGGAAGCTGGAACACCACGGGCGGCAGCGTCTACAACATGATCGGCCGTCCGATCGCGGGCAAGACCGGTACCACCGACGACACCCGCGCGGCCTGGTTCGTGGGCTTCACGCCCGAGTACGCCGCGGCGAGCTTCATGGCCGACCCGGACAATCCGTTCCACGCCGTCGGCGACTGGAACTACAACATTCCACTTCAGGCGGTGGCCTGGACGCTGCGGGACGCGTTGAAGGGCCAGCCGATCCGGTACTTCACGCCGCCGCCGACATCGATCCTGGGCAAGGGGACGTACGTGGCCGCGCCACAGGACTCCGCGCCCAAGAAGAAGAACCGCCGCCGCTAG
- a CDS encoding GNAT family N-acetyltransferase, which produces MSEVAVRRFPTLTVATPRLDVRPLEADDAKPVGEIFADKLVQRWLPFPKEFGQIEGRAWCTELATERRDSGAGDHYGIVRREDGALVGSLWTKRTDWASRVTEVSYAVASDMRGFGFAPEAVDALSLALLLEHGFQRVELRVAPGNLASRRVAEKAGFTYEGLMRNAGFVHSGRVDLEVWSLVAADLK; this is translated from the coding sequence ATGTCGGAAGTTGCGGTGCGGCGCTTCCCCACCCTGACGGTAGCCACCCCCCGGCTCGACGTACGCCCCCTCGAGGCGGACGACGCCAAGCCGGTCGGCGAGATCTTCGCCGACAAGCTGGTTCAGCGGTGGCTGCCGTTCCCGAAGGAGTTCGGGCAGATCGAGGGGCGGGCCTGGTGTACCGAGTTGGCCACCGAACGCCGTGACAGCGGTGCGGGCGATCACTACGGGATCGTCCGGCGCGAAGACGGCGCACTGGTCGGCTCGCTGTGGACCAAGCGCACCGACTGGGCGTCCCGGGTGACCGAAGTCTCCTACGCCGTCGCCTCCGACATGCGCGGATTCGGCTTCGCCCCCGAGGCCGTCGACGCGCTCAGCCTGGCGCTCCTGCTCGAACACGGCTTCCAGCGGGTCGAGCTGCGGGTAGCCCCGGGCAACCTGGCCTCCCGCCGGGTGGCGGAGAAGGCCGGCTTCACCTACGAGGGCCTCATGCGCAACGCCGGGTTCGTGCACAGCGGCCGGGTCGACCTCGAGGTCTGGTCGCTCGTCGCCGCCGACCTCAAGTAA
- a CDS encoding SURF1 family cytochrome oxidase biogenesis protein has protein sequence MRTVLTARWLGLFVVALALAAIMVFLGRWQLDRYELRSAVNDRIAAGESGEPVPATSILPRPEGGAGTVGARTPDDVTWRRVSVTGVYDSSRELLVRNRTGQGQAGFEVVTPLVQADGTAVLIDRGWIPANPKGPTLAPDIPAAPTGTVTVVGRVHPSESGGTDTVTVDGKTEIRRIATGPIARYLNQYAVYDAYVLAIDGTPGVTAAPVGVPTQNAWQNAAYVVQWWLFAGLTLVGFVYLLRKEISQPASGPSDRVAGSPEAAPVP, from the coding sequence GTGCGTACTGTGCTGACCGCCCGTTGGCTGGGGCTCTTCGTCGTGGCGTTGGCCCTGGCCGCGATCATGGTGTTCCTCGGCCGTTGGCAGCTCGACCGCTATGAGCTGCGGTCGGCGGTGAACGATCGCATCGCCGCGGGTGAATCCGGCGAGCCGGTCCCGGCGACCTCGATCCTGCCGCGTCCCGAAGGCGGCGCCGGCACCGTCGGCGCGCGTACGCCGGACGACGTCACCTGGCGCCGAGTGTCCGTGACGGGCGTCTACGACAGCTCCCGTGAGCTGCTGGTACGCAACCGCACCGGGCAGGGTCAGGCCGGGTTCGAGGTGGTCACGCCGCTCGTCCAGGCGGACGGGACGGCCGTGCTGATCGACCGTGGCTGGATTCCGGCCAACCCCAAGGGCCCGACCCTCGCGCCGGACATCCCCGCCGCGCCCACCGGCACCGTCACGGTGGTCGGCCGGGTGCATCCCTCCGAGAGTGGCGGGACCGACACGGTCACGGTGGACGGCAAGACGGAGATCCGCCGGATCGCCACCGGGCCGATCGCGCGCTACCTCAACCAGTACGCCGTCTACGACGCGTACGTGCTGGCGATTGACGGCACGCCCGGCGTGACGGCCGCCCCGGTCGGGGTGCCGACACAGAACGCCTGGCAGAACGCGGCGTACGTGGTGCAGTGGTGGCTGTTCGCCGGGCTGACCCTCGTCGGCTTCGTCTACCTGCTGCGCAAGGAGATCAGCCAGCCGGCGTCCGGGCCGAGCGATCGGGTGGCGGGCTCCCCGGAGGCTGCACCCGTCCCCTAA
- a CDS encoding dipeptidase — MTTPTLSVEELRAAVERELPGVRADLERLARIPGIAFDGFDFTPLERSAEAVAELLRGCGLDTQIARIGDGHPAVIGVKPAPPGAPTVLLYAHHDVQPVGDLSLWESDPFEPVERDGRLYGRGCADDKAGVLAHVAALRAFGSGTADDRLPVGVVVFVEGEEEFGSASLPALLEAYKETLRSDVIVIADSGNWDIGVPALTTSLRGIVNMFVEVKVLKQAVHSGMAGGAVPDALMTLSRLLTTLHDDNGDVAVEGLVSTAAAPLDYPEDRFREETGLLDGVEFIGTGRIVERLWTKPSIAILGVDAPRTGEAPNAIVPTAKAKISIRLAPGDDRKRAYEIMKAHLEKHVSWGAHVDVTFEHDGDPIVIDATGPAYDAARAAFREAWDGTEPVDIGVGGSIPFIATFTEAFPGASVLVTGVEDPYAKAHGPNESLHLGEFAKVCLAEALLLRNVAAL; from the coding sequence ATGACCACACCCACCCTCAGCGTCGAGGAGCTGCGCGCGGCGGTGGAGCGCGAGCTCCCCGGTGTTCGCGCGGACCTGGAGCGGCTGGCCCGCATCCCGGGCATCGCCTTCGACGGATTCGACTTCACCCCGCTCGAGCGCTCCGCCGAGGCGGTTGCGGAGCTGCTGCGCGGCTGCGGCCTGGACACCCAGATCGCCCGGATCGGCGACGGGCACCCGGCCGTGATCGGCGTCAAGCCGGCCCCGCCCGGCGCGCCGACCGTCCTGCTCTACGCCCACCACGATGTCCAGCCCGTCGGCGACCTGTCGCTCTGGGAGAGCGACCCGTTCGAGCCGGTGGAGCGGGACGGGCGGCTCTATGGCCGCGGCTGCGCCGACGACAAGGCGGGTGTGCTGGCCCACGTCGCGGCGCTGCGGGCGTTCGGCTCCGGCACGGCCGACGACCGGCTGCCGGTGGGCGTCGTCGTCTTCGTCGAGGGTGAGGAGGAGTTCGGCTCCGCCTCGCTGCCGGCGCTGCTGGAGGCGTACAAGGAGACGTTGCGCAGCGACGTCATCGTGATCGCCGACTCGGGCAACTGGGACATCGGCGTCCCGGCGCTGACCACCTCGCTGCGCGGCATCGTGAACATGTTCGTCGAGGTCAAGGTGCTGAAGCAGGCCGTGCACTCCGGCATGGCCGGCGGTGCCGTGCCGGACGCGCTGATGACGCTGTCGCGGCTGCTCACCACGCTCCACGACGACAACGGTGACGTGGCCGTCGAAGGACTCGTCTCGACCGCCGCCGCGCCGCTGGACTACCCGGAGGACCGGTTCCGCGAGGAGACCGGGCTGCTCGACGGCGTCGAGTTCATCGGCACGGGGCGCATCGTCGAGCGGCTGTGGACCAAGCCGTCCATCGCGATCCTCGGTGTCGACGCGCCACGGACCGGCGAGGCGCCCAACGCCATCGTCCCGACGGCCAAGGCCAAGATCAGCATTCGGCTCGCGCCGGGCGACGACCGCAAACGGGCGTACGAGATCATGAAGGCGCACCTGGAGAAGCACGTGTCGTGGGGCGCCCACGTCGACGTGACCTTCGAGCACGACGGCGACCCGATCGTCATCGACGCGACGGGCCCGGCCTACGACGCCGCCCGCGCCGCGTTCCGGGAGGCCTGGGACGGCACCGAGCCGGTGGACATCGGCGTCGGCGGCTCGATCCCGTTCATCGCCACCTTCACCGAGGCGTTCCCGGGAGCGTCCGTGCTGGTCACCGGCGTCGAGGACCCGTACGCCAAGGCGCATGGCCCGAACGAGAGCCTCCACCTGGGCGAGTTCGCCAAGGTCTGCCTGGCCGAGGCGCTGCTGCTGCGCAACGTCGCCGCGCTGTGA
- a CDS encoding uridine kinase family protein, protein MSDVRRLDRRTAAEVADEILAKEPRSGRTRIVAIDGQSGAGKTTFAGELGTALLERGASVDLVHTDDLLDGWDDQFTFWERLEREVLRPLGRGEAGRYHRYDWIDERFVDEVTVVHPVDVVLVEGVSTGRAAMRQLADLTVFLGVPDDLAWERLRARDPAEAMPFLRVWKAREAGHFAADRTADLVDVLITI, encoded by the coding sequence ATGAGCGACGTACGCCGCCTCGATCGGCGTACCGCCGCTGAGGTCGCCGACGAGATCCTGGCCAAGGAACCCCGCTCGGGGCGGACGAGGATCGTCGCGATCGACGGGCAGAGCGGCGCGGGCAAGACGACGTTCGCCGGGGAACTGGGTACCGCCCTGCTCGAACGGGGCGCCTCGGTCGACCTCGTGCATACCGACGACCTGCTCGACGGGTGGGACGACCAGTTCACCTTCTGGGAACGGCTGGAGCGGGAGGTGCTCCGGCCGCTGGGTCGGGGTGAGGCCGGACGCTATCACCGGTACGACTGGATCGACGAACGCTTCGTCGACGAGGTCACCGTGGTGCATCCGGTCGACGTCGTCCTCGTCGAAGGCGTCTCGACCGGGCGCGCTGCCATGCGGCAGCTCGCCGACCTGACGGTTTTCCTCGGCGTACCAGATGATTTGGCCTGGGAGCGATTGCGAGCCCGGGATCCGGCGGAGGCGATGCCGTTCCTGCGCGTGTGGAAGGCGCGCGAGGCCGGTCACTTCGCCGCGGACCGGACGGCCGACCTGGTGGATGTCCTGATCACGATCTGA
- a CDS encoding cobyric acid synthase, translating to MSYGLLVAGTTSDAGKSVVTAGICRWLARRGVKVAPFKAQNMSNNSAIAIRADGTGGEIGRAQALQAAACGLEPDVRFNPVLLKPGSDLSSQVVLLGDAVDHITAENFRSLKPRLAETAFATLAELRAEYEVVVCEGAGSPAEINLRDADFVNMGLARQAGLPVVVVGDIDRGGVFASFYGTLALLDAADQALLSGFIVNKFRGSLDLLAPGLRTLEQLTGRPVLGTLPFDLDLWLDAEDSLAYGRVLGRPAAPRGEQWLRVAVVRLPRVSNATDAEALAVEPGVAVRFTAEPAEVAAADLVVLPGSKSTVADLAWLRETGLADAVLAHAAAGRPVLGICGGYQMLARTIRDDVESRAGEVAGLGLLDVDVEFAPRKVLGRPVGTALDTEVRGYEIHHGRISRMGRLSPFVGDDGVSDGPVFGTHWHGAFESDEFRRRFLRLAAGLAGRDGFEPAPDTDFAAVRQATVDRLGDLVEAHLDTDALWQLIEQGPPAGLPAIAPGAASGATP from the coding sequence ATGAGCTACGGACTGCTCGTCGCCGGCACGACGTCGGACGCGGGCAAGAGCGTGGTCACCGCCGGGATCTGCCGCTGGCTGGCCCGGCGTGGCGTGAAGGTCGCCCCGTTCAAGGCGCAGAACATGTCGAACAACTCGGCGATCGCCATCCGGGCCGACGGGACGGGCGGCGAGATCGGCCGGGCGCAGGCGTTGCAGGCCGCCGCGTGCGGGCTCGAACCCGATGTCCGGTTCAATCCGGTCCTGCTGAAGCCGGGCAGCGACCTGTCCAGTCAGGTGGTCCTGCTCGGGGACGCGGTCGATCACATCACCGCTGAGAACTTCCGGTCCCTCAAGCCGAGACTGGCCGAGACCGCCTTCGCCACGCTGGCCGAACTCCGAGCGGAGTACGAGGTCGTGGTCTGCGAAGGTGCGGGCAGCCCGGCCGAGATCAACCTGCGGGACGCGGATTTCGTGAACATGGGTCTGGCCCGGCAAGCCGGGCTGCCGGTCGTGGTCGTCGGCGACATCGATCGCGGCGGCGTCTTCGCGTCGTTCTACGGCACCCTCGCCCTGTTGGACGCGGCCGACCAGGCGCTGCTCTCGGGTTTCATCGTGAACAAGTTCCGGGGCTCACTCGATCTGCTGGCACCGGGGCTCCGCACGCTGGAGCAGCTCACCGGCCGGCCGGTGCTCGGCACCCTGCCGTTCGACCTGGACCTGTGGCTGGACGCCGAAGACTCGCTCGCGTACGGGCGGGTGCTGGGGCGTCCGGCCGCGCCGCGCGGGGAGCAGTGGCTGCGGGTGGCGGTCGTGCGGCTGCCCCGGGTCTCCAACGCCACCGACGCCGAGGCGCTGGCCGTCGAGCCGGGCGTCGCCGTCCGGTTCACCGCCGAACCGGCCGAGGTCGCGGCGGCTGATCTCGTCGTGCTGCCAGGCTCGAAGTCCACGGTCGCCGATCTCGCCTGGCTTCGCGAGACCGGGCTGGCCGACGCGGTGCTGGCACACGCCGCGGCCGGGCGGCCGGTGCTCGGCATCTGCGGCGGCTACCAGATGCTCGCCCGGACCATCCGCGACGACGTCGAGAGCCGGGCGGGGGAGGTCGCCGGGCTGGGGCTGCTCGACGTCGACGTGGAGTTCGCTCCCCGCAAGGTGCTGGGCCGGCCGGTCGGGACGGCGCTCGACACCGAGGTACGCGGCTACGAGATCCACCACGGCCGGATCAGCCGGATGGGGCGGCTTTCGCCGTTCGTCGGCGACGACGGGGTCAGCGACGGGCCGGTCTTCGGTACGCATTGGCACGGCGCGTTCGAGTCGGACGAGTTCCGCCGGCGCTTCCTGCGGCTGGCGGCCGGGCTGGCCGGCCGGGACGGCTTCGAACCCGCCCCGGACACCGACTTCGCCGCGGTCCGGCAGGCCACTGTGGACCGTCTCGGCGACCTGGTCGAGGCGCATCTCGACACCGACGCGCTCTGGCAGTTGATCGAGCAGGGGCCGCCCGCCGGCCTTCCGGCCATTGCCCCCGGCGCGGCATCAGGAGCCACCCCATGA
- a CDS encoding cobalamin biosynthesis protein → MREVDAAGMAAGYALDALVGDPRRFHPVAGYGKAAGTLERLLYAPSRADGAIFTAAAVGVPVVAAIVANRMTRKRPLARFALVTATTWAVLGGRSLRREAAAMADSLEAGDLGASRDRITHLCGRDPAALDESDLARATVESVAENTSDAVVAPLVWGAVAGLPGLVGYRAVNTLDAMVGHKSQRYADFGTAAAKLDDAANLIPSRLTALLTSIAAPVVGGGTRRTWEVWQRDGGKHPSPNSGQCEAAFAGALDVTLGGENVYFGRTEVRPSLGDGGKPAAADARRAAKLSGVVGLAALGVAVVTRLARRAR, encoded by the coding sequence GTGCGCGAGGTGGACGCCGCGGGGATGGCGGCCGGATACGCGTTGGACGCTCTGGTGGGCGATCCACGCCGGTTCCATCCAGTGGCCGGGTACGGCAAGGCCGCCGGGACCCTGGAGCGCCTGCTCTACGCGCCCAGCCGCGCCGACGGGGCGATCTTCACGGCGGCGGCGGTGGGCGTACCGGTGGTGGCGGCGATCGTGGCGAACCGGATGACCCGGAAGCGGCCGCTGGCTCGGTTCGCTCTCGTCACGGCGACCACCTGGGCGGTGCTCGGCGGGCGGTCGCTGCGCCGGGAGGCGGCGGCGATGGCGGACTCGCTCGAAGCCGGCGACCTCGGAGCCTCGCGCGATCGCATCACCCATCTGTGCGGTCGCGATCCGGCCGCGTTGGACGAGAGCGACCTGGCGCGGGCCACCGTCGAGTCGGTAGCCGAGAACACCTCCGACGCCGTGGTCGCCCCACTCGTGTGGGGTGCGGTCGCGGGTCTTCCCGGCCTCGTCGGCTATCGCGCCGTCAACACGCTCGATGCCATGGTGGGTCACAAATCTCAGCGGTACGCCGACTTCGGGACCGCCGCCGCGAAACTCGACGACGCCGCGAACCTGATTCCGTCCCGCTTGACCGCCCTGCTGACCTCGATCGCCGCGCCCGTCGTCGGCGGGGGAACCCGGCGTACGTGGGAGGTCTGGCAGCGGGACGGCGGGAAGCACCCGTCGCCGAACTCCGGCCAGTGCGAAGCGGCATTCGCGGGCGCCCTCGACGTGACACTCGGCGGTGAGAACGTCTACTTCGGACGGACCGAGGTACGCCCCTCGCTCGGCGACGGTGGCAAGCCCGCGGCGGCCGACGCGCGACGGGCGGCGAAGCTGAGCGGGGTGGTGGGGCTGGCCGCGCTCGGCGTGGCGGTCGTGACCCGCCTCGCGCGGCGGGCGCGATGA